The following DNA comes from Ricinus communis isolate WT05 ecotype wild-type chromosome 10, ASM1957865v1, whole genome shotgun sequence.
gGTGAGGGAGGAAAAGGAGGTGacaagggaaaaaaaaaaggaaggaagaagaaggaagaaaaaagaaggaaaataaaattttctttccttatttatttatttttatttaatttaattttaagaaattagaagcatatttaaagttaattaaACTAGAATATTTATGCACTTCCAAACTTAATTTATTCTTGATTAAGCTATAGAAGACCCTTATCTTTCAACCCTTATTTTATCTTCTATATGTAATATGTGTCTATCCGATCCAACTACTTTTAACTGCCCAAGTCACGTGCCAGATAAACTCAAAACTTGTTATATTCAAAGTAATGAATCAAATCAAAGGGCAAATACTTCATCCACTTGTAGGAAACTTATCAATATATGGAGGGTCCAAAATCATCCCAAATGTAGGACAAGATTAATGtaatcaaatattataaatccATGAAAGAAGCTCAAACATATCACTCTTTTCCACCATTTCCTCCCTTTTGTTCTCTGGGTCTTGAACATCAGGTTAGCCCTGAACACTCAGCTCAagatttcttttgttatttttcatttcatgTGATGTGGTGAATGCTATAAGTTCTTGCATGGCGGACTCGGACAACGAATCTGGAGGACATAACAACAACAATGCAAACAGTGAGTCCTCATCGCTGAAAGAGCAAGACAGGTTCTTGCCAATAGCGAACGTTAGCAGGATCATGAAGAAAGCTTTACCAGCTAATGCAAAGATTTCAAAGGATGCTAAAGAGACAGTTCAGGAGTGTGTGTCAGAGTTCATAAGTTTCATCACCGGAGAAGCCTCTGATAAGTGTCAAAGGGAGAAGAGGAAGACGATCAACGGTGATGATCTTTTGTGGGCCATGACTACTCTAGGTTTTGAAGAGTATGTTGAGCCCTTGAAGATTTACTTGCACAAGTTCAGAGAAATGGAAGGAGAGAAGACTGCTGGTATGGGTGGTGGTAGTAGCAGCAGCAGGCCAAGTGAGAGAGAgtatggtggtggtggtgatggCAGTTCTGTGAATACTGGGAATTCTGAGGGTATGTTTGGAGGCGGTGGGTTATATGGTgggatgatgatgatggggCAACAACATCAGCATCAGCATCATCATCAGCATCAGCAAGGGCACCTATATGGATCTGGTGGTGGAGCATCCTCTGGTAGGCCACcttagaataattaatattatcaagtGGCCCAATtctaattaattgaattgaaGAAATAACAATagttttttactttattttttttatatacctTTATGCTTGTTTAGAGAGGATTTTGGTTGATATGAAGCATAATATATAGCATAATTGGGTAAAAAAGAGTCCAAGATTGTTGTGGCAGTTTAAATTTGattgtttatatatttggCAAAAGTGGAGGTTAACAGTGAATAAATGTATGTTACCCCACCTGAATATAGTAAATTTTAGGCAAAATGCACTTGTATGTTCTTCaacttttcaaatttatttaattgagccttttaattttcatttatatcattatattcttatatttatacttttacttttattaaaaatgtaatagTTTTTAACCAAtgcaaaatataaaagtataatagtttaatagaaaaatcaagGTTCCCATGAAATAGATATTAAGCAAAAAACTTATAagagtttaataaaataaaataaaaattcaaattcttaataaaataaaattaaaaaatttaaggaattaatcaataataggttttgcataaattttaattgtaggttttccttttccttttctgttatATTATGATCACATCCTAAGATGTAGTAATTCTTTTTAGATAATATAGTGAATAAACTTCTGAAATTTAGTTAAATGCAGGctattcatattaaaatagaagtGTGTTATATCCtatgattaattttaaatgaaatatttatataaaactatttaaaaGAGCCTATGAGATCAATTCTGTCTTTTGTCCTTAAACACTTccataaaaatttcaattaaaataaaatatattataaaaaaaaattgaaagatagtctcttatttattataaataaaatactaagtcATCATCTAGCTCAGTGTAGTTTGTTTTCTATAACCACCACCCACTGTCATTTTCCGATCACGTCCAAATTTTACCGAACATCAAGGATTTGAAAAATCGACTTAATCCTTACACTTAATTTTATGTTGGtcacaaaattttaatttgtttcatatTAATCTTTTAACTTTATATTCAGTTATAATTTAGTCACATTGCCAATAAAAAATCgtcttatttttcatttttaatcttttttttcctaattagTTGTCTTTATTAtgtactaatattttatttacaaaataattaaattgaaataaaattaaaattaaatgaataaaataaaataaataaaactttataactaaaataaaactaaatatcaaatatttatattattaccgCACTTTCGTTGCCAGCTCCATTTATATCATTATCCCACCTTCGCTGCCAGCTCCCAAATGCATTTTTCATTGCTTGAGGAGAATGAATCATGCGAAGAAAGAAGGCAGCGAAATACCGTCACCGCTTGTTCTAGCAACTCCGGATCCTGTTGTCACTCGCCACCACCGTCAATATCAGCCTTCCTATTAATATAAGCTTGTTTGGTATTAAGTGGATTCAGAGGGTTGGTGATGGTAACAGCATTAAGTGGTTGTAATTGTAGTATtgtatttatcaaactttgttattttgattattcaGTATTCAAGTTGGATAGTCTCCCTCTTAGAATCGGTTTGGTCGAGTTGTTCTTGGATAGCCTTCATTTTAAAAACTGTTTGATCAAGCTGTTGTCTGTAATTGATAACTGATAGCTATATTTAGtagattattattaattgttattgataaaatatctaattatcgatataaaaaataaattaaaattctaattgaattaaattttgtttaatatataatattatattatatctaaTGAGATGTAGTAATCATTTATTAAGCATACAATATATAccaaagtttttatttatataataaatagtttttatatttataagtaagAATACTAAATATGGaactataaattattttaaatttatacaaaaaatatttctattttaattgttcaaaaatcttaaattgatattcttaaaaagatgtaagaaatactttaaattattCGTTCTTtgttaaaaattcaaatcaagttatagcagtattttcaacttaaaggacctaaatatttctaaattaatagTTCATATATCCattaaaagaatagaaatATAGAAACCATTCAAATCAAACCCGCAAAATTCAAGGGCTCAAAAGAGTGGATTTggatttaaattataaagtaGTCTACATATGTATACTGCCTCGATTCTGCTGTAttaattgagaaaataaaaaaaaaattatgttttcaAGCTTTGGTTCaaaagtgttttttttttttttttattaagaagaATTACTCGTGGCAATAACCCATCGGAAGTCCTTAATTCTTTAGTTGCTTTTAAAATCTCTAAAAGCAACTAAAGTGGacatttgttttaattattcttttattgtccTCTCGCaaatgattataattttttatattcgaAGTCGTCATATGGCCAAAAACTATTTTGGAGATCTAATTAATGTGTCATTAGATCAATGCCTCATTAATTTT
Coding sequences within:
- the LOC8287280 gene encoding nuclear transcription factor Y subunit B-3 isoform X1 — protein: MADSDNESGGHNNNNANSESSSLKEQDRFLPIANVSRIMKKALPANAKISKDAKETVQECVSEFISFITGEASDKCQREKRKTINGDDLLWAMTTLGFEEYVEPLKIYLHKFREMEGEKTAGMGGGSSSSRPSEREYGGGGDGSSVNTGNSEGMFGGGGLYGGMMMMGQQHQHQHHHQHQQGHLYGSGGGASSAPKCIFHCLRRMNHAKKEGSEIPSPLVLATPDPVVTRHHRQYQPSY
- the LOC8287280 gene encoding nuclear transcription factor Y subunit B-3 isoform X2, translated to MADSDNESGGHNNNNANSESSSLKEQDRFLPIANVSRIMKKALPANAKISKDAKETVQECVSEFISFITGEASDKCQREKRKTINGDDLLWAMTTLGFEEYVEPLKIYLHKFREMEGEKTAGMGGGSSSSRPSEREYGGGGDGSSVNTGNSEGMFGGGGLYGGMMMMGQQHQHQHHHQHQQGHLYGSGGGASSAPFISLSHLRCQLPNAFFIA